A stretch of the Candidatus Thorarchaeota archaeon genome encodes the following:
- a CDS encoding class I tRNA ligase family protein has product MSYPTDEPVLVTCGLPYASGEMHIGHLRTYVPADVFVRLLRKLDVDVTFVCGSDTHGTPVVTTAEKEGVSPKELYQKYHKHYLKTFP; this is encoded by the coding sequence CTGAGTTACCCAACAGATGAGCCTGTCCTAGTGACGTGTGGATTGCCGTATGCAAGTGGAGAGATGCATATTGGGCACCTCCGTACATATGTACCTGCAGATGTTTTTGTCCGACTGTTGAGAAAGCTTGACGTAGATGTCACCTTTGTCTGTGGATCTGATACGCACGGAACTCCTGTTGTGACAACCGCTGAAAAGGAAGGTGTCTCTCCGAAAGAGCTCTACCAGAAGTACCACAAACATTACTTGAAGACATTTCCCA